The following proteins are encoded in a genomic region of Fundidesulfovibrio soli:
- a CDS encoding type I restriction endonuclease subunit R, with protein sequence MTDIGKPERVTQNRVITLFRDELGYRYLGDWSDREGNTNVEDGLLEAHLTKSGYSPAQISRAIHMLRTEANNHGRSLYGNNQAVYSLLRYGVPVKTEAGQPTETVHLINWKDPQKNDFAIAEEVTLKGNLNRRPDLVLYVNGIAIGVLELKNSRTSIGDGIRQNLSNQLPEFNAWFFSTVQFIFAGNDSEGMQYGTVGTPEKYFLKWKEDEQDNTRFKLDKYLLKMCSKDRLIELMHDFVLFDGGVKKLPRVHQYFGIRAAQRHVRERKGGIIWHTQGSGKSIVMVLLAKWILENNPNARVAIITDRDELDKQIERVFKEAGEAIKRTSSGRDLMNQLGQATPRLLCSLVHKFGRKDVDDFDAFIKELEAAPSQTVGEVFVFVDECHRTQTGKLHRVMKAMMPNAVFIGFTGTPLLKKDKQTSLEVFGGYIHTYKFSEGVEDGVVLDLIYEARDIDQRLGSEEKIDAWFEARTRGLNDWQKDELKKQWGTMRNVLSSRSRMERVLNDIVFDFSVRPRLSNNRGNAILVASSIYEACKYYTLFQKTPFKGKCAVVTSYNPQAKDVTREETGANTETDKQFLYNTYIDLLKDVEAKPGMTKTETYEEWAKGLFIKEPANMKLLVVVDKLLTGFDAPSCTYLYIDKSMQDHGLFQAICRTNRLDGDDKDFGYIVDYKDLFNKVENAIAVYTSELDHSAGGASPEVLLQDRLKKGKVRLDNALEAVILLCEAVEPPKGELEHIHYFCGNTEIPSDLKEREPRRAALYKAIVALVRAYANIADEMESAGYTAADVGRFRQQMNHFLNLREIIRKASGEELDLKAYEADMRHLIDTYIEADEPRKISPFDNLGLLDLIVKTGIARAINDRLGGIKGNKDAVAETIENNVRRKIIKEHLSDPDYFEKMSALLDEIIAARKAKAIEYEEYLKRIAELAVKVEAGQSPETPKSLDTAGKRALYNNLKQDEELALKVDHAVKNIRPDGWREHLAKENIIKAALLPILDGDTAEVERVFLIIKAQGEY encoded by the coding sequence ATGACCGACATCGGCAAGCCGGAACGCGTCACCCAGAACCGGGTCATTACCCTGTTCCGCGACGAGCTGGGGTACCGCTACCTGGGCGATTGGTCAGACCGCGAAGGCAACACCAACGTCGAGGACGGTTTGCTTGAAGCCCACCTGACCAAGAGCGGCTACTCCCCTGCCCAAATCAGCAGGGCCATTCACATGCTGCGCACAGAGGCCAACAATCACGGGCGTAGCCTCTACGGGAACAACCAGGCCGTCTACAGCCTGCTGCGCTATGGTGTGCCGGTGAAGACCGAGGCAGGCCAGCCGACCGAAACCGTCCACCTCATCAACTGGAAGGACCCGCAAAAGAACGACTTCGCCATCGCGGAGGAGGTGACTCTCAAAGGCAACCTCAACCGGCGTCCTGATCTGGTGCTCTACGTGAATGGCATCGCCATCGGCGTACTGGAGCTGAAGAACAGCCGCACCTCCATCGGCGACGGCATCCGCCAGAATCTTTCCAACCAGCTACCCGAGTTCAATGCATGGTTCTTCAGCACGGTGCAGTTCATCTTCGCGGGCAACGATTCCGAAGGAATGCAATACGGGACCGTTGGCACCCCGGAGAAGTACTTCCTGAAATGGAAGGAAGACGAGCAGGACAACACCCGCTTCAAGTTGGACAAGTACCTGCTGAAGATGTGCAGCAAGGACCGGCTGATCGAGCTGATGCACGACTTCGTGCTCTTCGACGGCGGGGTGAAGAAGCTGCCCCGCGTCCACCAGTACTTCGGGATCAGAGCCGCGCAGCGTCATGTCCGCGAGCGAAAGGGCGGCATCATCTGGCACACCCAAGGCAGCGGCAAGAGCATCGTGATGGTTCTCTTGGCCAAGTGGATACTGGAGAACAACCCCAACGCCCGCGTGGCGATCATCACCGACCGCGACGAGCTGGACAAGCAGATCGAACGCGTCTTCAAGGAAGCGGGCGAGGCGATCAAGCGCACCAGCAGCGGGCGGGATTTGATGAATCAACTTGGTCAGGCCACGCCACGCCTCTTGTGCTCCCTGGTTCACAAGTTTGGCCGCAAGGACGTGGACGACTTCGACGCCTTCATCAAGGAGCTTGAAGCAGCACCCAGCCAGACCGTGGGCGAGGTGTTCGTTTTCGTGGACGAGTGCCACCGCACGCAGACCGGTAAGCTGCACCGTGTCATGAAGGCCATGATGCCCAACGCAGTGTTCATCGGTTTCACGGGCACGCCCCTCCTGAAGAAGGACAAGCAGACCAGCCTGGAAGTGTTCGGCGGCTACATCCACACCTACAAGTTCAGCGAGGGCGTCGAGGACGGGGTCGTGCTGGATCTCATCTACGAGGCGCGGGACATCGACCAGCGGCTTGGCTCCGAAGAGAAAATTGATGCCTGGTTCGAAGCGAGGACCAGGGGTCTCAACGACTGGCAGAAGGACGAGCTGAAGAAACAGTGGGGCACCATGCGGAACGTGCTGTCCTCCAGGTCGCGCATGGAGCGGGTCCTGAACGACATCGTGTTCGACTTCAGCGTGAGGCCCCGGCTGTCCAACAATCGCGGCAACGCAATACTCGTGGCCTCCAGCATTTACGAGGCGTGCAAATACTACACCCTGTTCCAGAAGACGCCCTTCAAAGGCAAATGCGCGGTGGTGACCTCCTACAACCCGCAAGCCAAGGATGTGACCAGGGAAGAGACCGGAGCGAACACGGAGACCGACAAACAGTTCCTCTACAATACCTACATCGATTTGCTGAAGGATGTCGAAGCCAAACCGGGAATGACCAAGACCGAAACCTACGAAGAATGGGCCAAGGGGCTGTTCATCAAGGAACCGGCAAACATGAAGCTGCTGGTGGTGGTGGACAAGCTGCTCACCGGCTTCGATGCGCCGTCCTGCACCTACCTCTACATCGACAAATCCATGCAGGACCACGGCCTGTTTCAGGCCATCTGCCGCACGAACAGGCTGGACGGCGACGATAAGGACTTCGGCTACATCGTGGACTACAAGGACCTGTTCAACAAGGTCGAGAACGCCATCGCCGTCTACACCTCCGAGCTGGACCACAGCGCGGGAGGTGCCAGCCCTGAAGTGCTCCTGCAGGATCGCCTCAAAAAAGGGAAGGTGCGGCTCGATAACGCCCTGGAAGCCGTCATCCTGCTCTGTGAGGCAGTGGAGCCCCCAAAGGGCGAGCTGGAGCATATCCATTATTTCTGCGGCAACACGGAGATCCCCTCGGACCTGAAGGAGCGGGAGCCCCGTCGGGCAGCGCTCTACAAGGCCATCGTGGCCCTGGTCCGCGCCTACGCCAACATCGCGGACGAGATGGAGTCGGCAGGCTACACGGCAGCCGATGTTGGCCGCTTCAGGCAACAGATGAACCACTTCCTGAATCTCCGGGAGATTATCCGCAAGGCCAGCGGGGAAGAACTCGATCTGAAGGCGTACGAGGCCGACATGCGGCACTTGATCGACACCTACATCGAGGCTGACGAACCGAGGAAGATTTCCCCCTTCGACAATCTGGGACTGCTGGATCTGATCGTGAAGACCGGCATCGCCCGGGCCATCAACGACCGCCTGGGTGGGATCAAAGGCAACAAGGACGCAGTCGCCGAGACCATCGAGAACAACGTCCGCAGGAAGATCATCAAGGAGCACTTGAGCGACCCAGACTACTTCGAAAAGATGTCCGCGCTGCTGGACGAAATCATCGCCGCCCGCAAGGCGAAGGCCATCGAATACGAGGAGTACCTGAAGCGCATCGCAGAACTGGCAGTGAAGGTGGAAGCCGGGCAATCTCCAGAGACCCCGAAGTCGCTGGACACGGCTGGCAAGCGGGCGCTGTACAACAACCTGAAGCAGGACGAGGAGCTGGCCCTGAAAGTGGATCACGCGGTCAAGAACATACGCCCAGATGGCTGGCGAGAGCACTTGGCCAAGGAGAACATCATCAAGGCGGCGCTGCTGCCGATCTTGGACGGCGACACGGCAGAGGTGGAGCGCGTCTTCCTAATCATCAAGGCGCAGGGCGAATATTGA
- a CDS encoding M48 family metallopeptidase gives MVTRISLGEIEVDVVLKDIKNIHLSVYPPHGKVRVAAPSRMDLDTIRVFTISKLDWIRKQQAKFRDQERETPREYLERESHFLWGRRYLMRVVEEDEVPRVELEHRTMTLRVRPGTDENKRQDIVEGWYRGQVKAAATPLIKKWEKRLGVQLERFSVRRMKTRWGSCNPTTRSIRFNTDLAKKPKDCLEYLVVHELAHLVEPTHNSRFVDLMDRLMPKWRFHREQLNQLPVRHEDWSY, from the coding sequence ATGGTCACCAGGATCAGCCTCGGCGAGATCGAGGTGGATGTTGTGCTGAAGGACATCAAGAACATTCACTTGAGTGTCTATCCCCCGCACGGAAAGGTCCGCGTTGCCGCACCGTCGCGCATGGACCTGGACACCATCCGCGTCTTCACCATCTCGAAGCTCGATTGGATCAGGAAGCAGCAAGCGAAGTTCCGCGACCAGGAACGCGAAACGCCGCGCGAGTATCTAGAGAGAGAGAGCCATTTCCTTTGGGGACGGCGCTATCTCATGAGAGTGGTTGAAGAGGATGAGGTCCCCCGTGTTGAGCTTGAGCACCGCACGATGACCTTGAGGGTCCGCCCCGGAACGGATGAAAACAAGCGGCAGGATATTGTCGAAGGGTGGTATCGGGGCCAAGTCAAAGCTGCGGCTACCCCACTCATCAAAAAGTGGGAGAAACGCCTTGGGGTTCAGCTTGAACGGTTTTCCGTGCGCAGGATGAAAACCCGATGGGGAAGTTGCAACCCCACGACCCGGAGCATCCGGTTCAACACCGACCTCGCCAAGAAGCCCAAGGACTGCCTGGAGTACCTCGTCGTCCATGAACTGGCCCACTTAGTGGAACCCACCCACAACTCACGATTTGTCGACCTCATGGACCGGCTCATGCCAAAGTGGAGGTTCCACCGGGAGCAACTCAACCAGTTGCCGGTGAGGCATGAGGATTGGTCGTATTGA
- a CDS encoding type I restriction-modification system subunit M, with protein sequence MALKKSELYSSLWQSCDELRGGMDASQYKDYVLVLLFIKYVSDKYAGMPFAPITIPAGASFADMVALKGKPDIGDQINKKIIAPLADANKLSDMPDFDDATKLGTGKEKVERLTNLIAIFENKALDFSKNRADGDDILGDAYEYLMRHFATESGKSKGQFYTPAEVSRIMAKIIGIRDAQTTSTTTVYDPTCGSGSLLLKVADEATTNVTLYGQEKDAATSGLARMNMILHNNPTAEIVQGNTLASPRFKEGDTLKTFDFVVANPPFSDKRWSTGIDPLHDPYDRFQPFGTPPAKQGDYAYLLHIIRSLKSTGKGACILPHGVLFRGNAEADIRRALIRKGYIKGIIGLPANLFYGTGIPACIVVVDKQDAHARKGVFMIDASSGFMKDGPKNRLRDQDIHKIVDVFNKCIEVPRYSRMVPVEEIEKNEFNLNLPRYIDSQQAEDLQDIEGHLKGGIPVADVNALQRYWDVCPQLKQALFKDNRPGYLDLAVDKAVIKSAIYEHSQFADFITGMNAHFDAWRQKSAATLKQLQFGCHPKEVITALAEDLLTHYTGKPLINPYDVYQHLMNYWAETMQDDCYLIASDGWKAETSRIIVKNKQGKEKDKGWTCDLVPKELVVARYFAKEQEAVDQLAADLEAVSASMAELEEEHGGDDGAFSELDKVNKANVAARLKEIKGDKEAKEEAAVLGQWKKLNEEEADLKKSLKEAETNLDALAYAKYPKLTEADVQSLVVDDKWLAALVGAIHGEMDRVSQSLTQRVKELAERYEAPLPQMVSRVAELEERVNKHLERMGFSWT encoded by the coding sequence ATGGCTCTCAAGAAGTCCGAACTCTACTCCTCCCTCTGGCAGTCCTGCGACGAACTACGAGGCGGCATGGATGCCAGTCAGTACAAGGACTATGTCCTTGTCCTGCTCTTCATCAAGTACGTCAGCGACAAGTATGCGGGCATGCCGTTTGCGCCCATCACAATCCCAGCGGGGGCCAGCTTCGCGGACATGGTGGCGCTCAAGGGCAAGCCGGACATCGGCGACCAGATCAACAAGAAGATCATCGCCCCGCTGGCCGACGCCAACAAGCTCTCCGACATGCCGGACTTCGACGACGCCACCAAGCTCGGGACCGGCAAGGAGAAGGTGGAGCGACTGACCAACCTCATCGCCATCTTCGAGAACAAGGCCCTCGACTTCTCCAAGAACCGCGCCGACGGCGACGACATTCTGGGCGACGCATACGAATACCTCATGCGCCACTTCGCCACGGAGAGCGGCAAGAGTAAGGGCCAGTTCTACACCCCCGCCGAGGTCAGCCGCATCATGGCAAAGATCATCGGCATCCGTGACGCCCAGACGACCAGCACCACGACGGTCTACGACCCCACCTGCGGATCGGGTTCGCTGCTGCTCAAAGTCGCCGACGAGGCCACCACTAATGTCACCCTCTACGGGCAGGAGAAGGACGCGGCCACCAGCGGTCTGGCCCGCATGAACATGATCCTGCACAACAACCCCACCGCCGAGATCGTGCAGGGCAACACCTTGGCCTCGCCACGTTTCAAGGAAGGCGACACCCTCAAGACTTTCGACTTCGTGGTCGCCAACCCGCCCTTCAGCGACAAGCGCTGGAGCACCGGCATCGACCCGCTGCACGACCCCTACGACCGCTTCCAGCCGTTCGGCACGCCTCCTGCCAAGCAGGGCGACTACGCCTACCTGCTGCACATCATCCGCTCGCTCAAAAGCACGGGCAAGGGCGCGTGCATTCTGCCGCACGGCGTGCTGTTCCGGGGCAACGCAGAAGCTGACATTCGCCGGGCGCTCATCCGAAAGGGCTACATCAAGGGCATCATCGGCCTTCCCGCGAACCTCTTTTACGGCACGGGCATCCCAGCCTGCATCGTGGTGGTGGATAAGCAGGACGCCCATGCCCGCAAGGGTGTCTTCATGATCGACGCCAGTTCGGGCTTCATGAAGGATGGCCCCAAGAACCGTCTGCGCGACCAGGACATCCACAAGATCGTGGACGTTTTCAACAAGTGCATCGAGGTCCCCAGATACTCACGCATGGTGCCAGTGGAGGAGATTGAGAAGAACGAGTTCAACCTCAACCTGCCTCGCTACATCGACAGCCAGCAGGCCGAGGACCTCCAGGACATCGAGGGCCACTTGAAGGGCGGCATCCCGGTTGCCGACGTGAATGCCCTCCAGCGCTACTGGGACGTCTGCCCGCAGCTCAAGCAGGCCCTGTTCAAGGACAACCGCCCCGGCTACCTGGACCTCGCCGTGGACAAGGCCGTCATCAAGTCGGCCATCTACGAGCACTCCCAGTTCGCAGACTTCATTACCGGCATGAACGCCCACTTCGACGCCTGGAGGCAGAAGAGTGCCGCAACGCTCAAACAGTTGCAGTTCGGCTGCCACCCGAAGGAGGTCATCACTGCGCTGGCCGAGGACCTGCTCACCCACTATACCGGCAAGCCGCTCATCAATCCCTACGACGTCTACCAGCACCTGATGAACTACTGGGCCGAGACCATGCAGGATGACTGCTACCTTATCGCTTCCGACGGGTGGAAGGCCGAGACCAGCCGCATCATCGTGAAGAACAAGCAGGGCAAGGAGAAGGACAAGGGATGGACCTGCGACCTTGTGCCCAAGGAACTGGTCGTGGCCCGCTATTTCGCCAAGGAGCAGGAGGCCGTTGACCAGCTCGCAGCCGACCTGGAGGCCGTCAGCGCAAGCATGGCCGAACTGGAAGAGGAACACGGGGGCGATGACGGGGCGTTCTCCGAACTCGACAAGGTGAACAAGGCCAACGTCGCCGCCCGGCTGAAGGAGATCAAGGGCGACAAGGAGGCCAAGGAAGAGGCCGCCGTGCTGGGACAGTGGAAGAAGCTCAACGAGGAAGAGGCTGACCTCAAGAAGAGCCTCAAAGAGGCCGAGACCAATCTCGACGCGTTGGCCTACGCCAAGTATCCCAAGCTCACCGAGGCCGATGTCCAGTCGCTGGTGGTGGACGACAAATGGCTTGCCGCGCTGGTCGGGGCCATCCACGGCGAGATGGACCGGGTCAGCCAGTCGCTCACCCAGCGGGTGAAGGAACTGGCGGAACGGTACGAAGCCCCGCTGCCGCAGATGGTCAGCCGCGTGGCTGAACTGGAAGAGAGGGTGAACAAGCACCTGGAGAGGATGGGGTTCTCATGGACGTGA
- a CDS encoding Fic family protein: MKPIRLFISSVQKEFAAERAALLTFLTGDPLMRRFFSPFLFEDIPAADRRADHVYLDEVAACAIYVGLFGLDYGYEDPEGVSPTQREFDQATLLHKHRLIFIKSADASSRHPKMLALIRRAEAELVRRSFGSASELVTNMYAALIQYLEAKELIRTGPFDASACPKATLDDLDAERMSMFIRRARLARNFPLPEEATPAELLTHLNLFDRGSLANAAVLLFGRQPQRFLISSEVKCAHFHGVEVAKPIPSYQVYRGTVFDLVDQAVDFVMSKINLRVGTREAGPEAPVEYEIPRDAVAEAIVNAVAHRDYTSSGSVQVMLFANRLEIWNPGTLPPSLTLEKLRHAHGSVPGNPLLAEPLYLAKYIERMGTGTGDMIRRCREAALPEPEFAVSDGFTTTLWRRPVVPTQQVTPEVTPEVTPEVTPAVVQVVRAMAGEVSRIDLQKALGLSDEKNFRKNYLLPALEAGTIEMTSPDKPRSSKQRYRLTDQGKRVLETLEKEQGGT, from the coding sequence ATGAAACCAATCCGCCTCTTCATCAGCAGTGTGCAGAAGGAGTTCGCCGCCGAGCGGGCCGCGCTCCTTACCTTCCTGACCGGCGACCCGCTGATGCGGCGGTTTTTCTCCCCGTTCCTCTTCGAGGACATCCCCGCCGCCGACAGACGGGCCGACCATGTCTACCTGGATGAAGTGGCTGCTTGCGCCATCTACGTCGGCCTGTTCGGCCTGGACTACGGCTACGAGGACCCCGAAGGCGTCTCCCCCACCCAGCGGGAGTTCGACCAAGCCACGCTGCTCCACAAGCACCGTCTGATCTTCATCAAAAGCGCCGACGCCTCCTCGCGCCACCCTAAGATGCTGGCCTTGATCCGGCGCGCAGAAGCCGAGCTTGTCCGCCGCAGCTTCGGTTCGGCTTCGGAGCTGGTCACGAACATGTATGCCGCGTTGATCCAGTACCTGGAAGCCAAGGAGCTGATCCGCACCGGCCCCTTCGACGCGTCCGCCTGTCCCAAGGCCACCCTGGACGATTTGGACGCGGAACGCATGAGCATGTTTATCCGTCGCGCCCGGCTGGCCCGCAACTTCCCCCTACCGGAGGAGGCCACCCCCGCCGAGCTGCTCACCCATCTGAATCTTTTCGACCGGGGCAGCCTCGCCAATGCCGCTGTGTTGCTCTTCGGTCGTCAGCCGCAGCGATTCTTGATCTCCTCGGAAGTGAAGTGCGCCCATTTCCACGGTGTTGAGGTCGCCAAGCCGATCCCGTCGTACCAAGTCTACAGGGGCACGGTCTTTGATTTGGTCGATCAGGCCGTGGACTTCGTCATGTCCAAGATCAATCTGCGCGTGGGCACCCGCGAGGCTGGCCCGGAAGCCCCGGTGGAGTATGAAATCCCGCGCGATGCGGTGGCCGAGGCCATCGTCAACGCGGTGGCGCACCGCGACTACACCAGTTCCGGCAGCGTGCAGGTGATGCTCTTCGCCAACAGGCTGGAAATCTGGAACCCTGGCACGCTTCCCCCCTCGCTGACCCTGGAAAAGCTGCGTCATGCCCATGGGTCGGTGCCGGGAAACCCTCTGCTGGCCGAGCCGCTGTATCTGGCGAAATACATAGAACGCATGGGAACGGGGACGGGTGACATGATCCGGCGCTGCCGCGAGGCTGCCCTGCCCGAACCCGAGTTCGCGGTCTCCGATGGTTTCACCACGACGCTGTGGCGCAGGCCCGTTGTCCCCACCCAGCAAGTCACCCCCGAAGTCACCCCCGAAGTCACCCCCGAAGTCACCCCCGCAGTTGTCCAAGTAGTGCGGGCCATGGCGGGAGAGGTGAGCCGGATCGACCTCCAGAAGGCATTGGGGTTGAGCGACGAGAAGAACTTCCGCAAGAACTACCTCCTCCCGGCCCTAGAGGCAGGGACCATCGAGATGACCAGCCCCGACAAGCCCAGGAGCAGCAAACAGCGCTACCGGCTCACGGACCAGGGAAAGAGGGTGCTGGAGACTCTTGAAAAGGAACAGGGTGGAACATGA
- a CDS encoding restriction endonuclease subunit S: protein MDVKPGYKQTEVGVIPEDWKAGVLGDFVALQRGHDLTDRMRCPGNIPVMGSAGQNGFHDTALAKGPGVIVGRSGASFGQVHYCKDDYWPHNTALYVTNFLGNDPLFTFYYISHINFTSHNSGGAQQSLNRNFIYPIKVATPHYYEQRVIATALSDADALIESLEQLIAKKRSIKQGAMQELLTGKRRLPGFSGEWEVKRLGELFEITSSKRVFQRDWKSDGVPFYRARELAILGEAGHVENDLFITKSLYESFRSVHGVPSVGDMLVTGVGTLGKVFTVTDDKEFYFKDGNIIWFKIGGKVSVEFLRQLYLTTIVMKQITDASAGTTVGTYTISGAKKTEIPLPSIPEQEAIATVLSDMDAELSTLESKLSKARQIKQGMMQELLTGRIRLV from the coding sequence ATGGACGTGAAGCCCGGCTACAAGCAGACAGAGGTCGGGGTGATCCCGGAGGACTGGAAAGCTGGCGTTCTCGGTGATTTTGTGGCTCTCCAGCGAGGCCATGATTTAACAGACCGAATGCGTTGTCCGGGTAATATCCCTGTCATGGGCTCGGCAGGCCAAAATGGGTTTCACGATACTGCGCTGGCGAAGGGTCCAGGAGTCATTGTCGGTCGAAGCGGGGCTTCTTTTGGTCAAGTTCATTACTGCAAAGACGACTATTGGCCTCACAACACAGCTCTGTATGTAACCAACTTTCTTGGAAACGACCCACTCTTCACATTTTACTATATTAGCCATATCAATTTCACCAGCCACAACTCCGGCGGAGCTCAGCAATCGCTCAACAGGAACTTTATTTATCCAATTAAAGTCGCAACTCCGCATTACTATGAACAACGCGTCATCGCCACCGCACTCTCCGATGCTGACGCCCTCATCGAATCCCTGGAGCAACTCATCGCCAAGAAGCGGAGCATCAAGCAGGGGGCGATGCAGGAGTTGCTGACTGGGAAGAGGCGGTTGCCGGGGTTCAGTGGGGAGTGGGAAGTGAAGAGGCTGGGAGAGCTATTCGAGATTACATCCAGCAAACGTGTTTTTCAGCGCGACTGGAAGTCAGATGGGGTGCCATTCTATCGTGCCAGGGAACTAGCGATCCTTGGTGAAGCAGGCCATGTAGAAAACGACCTGTTTATTACGAAATCGTTGTACGAATCGTTTAGGAGTGTTCATGGTGTGCCCAGCGTCGGTGATATGCTTGTGACTGGTGTGGGAACCCTGGGAAAAGTTTTCACTGTGACCGACGATAAAGAATTTTACTTCAAGGACGGGAACATCATTTGGTTTAAGATCGGTGGGAAGGTGTCAGTTGAGTTCCTTCGACAGCTATATTTGACCACGATAGTCATGAAACAAATTACCGATGCGTCTGCTGGTACTACGGTCGGAACCTATACAATTTCTGGAGCGAAGAAGACAGAAATCCCGCTGCCCTCTATCCCCGAACAAGAAGCCATCGCCACCGTCCTCTCTGACATGGACGCCGAACTCTCCACCCTGGAGTCAAAGCTCTCCAAGGCCCGCCAGATCAAGCAAGGCATGATGCAGGAACTCCTCACCGGGAGAATCCGGCTGGTATGA
- a CDS encoding IS3 family transposase (programmed frameshift) → MSKRRKFSAEFKAKVALEALIGELTLSELASKYDVHPTMIASWKRQAKDGMVSAFSGKAAAVKKDGEAEIRDLHAKIGQLTVEKGFFGESLRSTVSRERRRGMVETGHPRLSISRQCRMLGLPRSTWYHRRKGESAMDLGLMRLIDAQFLETPFYGSRQMRLHFKNQGILVGRGRVRRLMRKMGLTAIYQKPRTSAPHPEHRIYPYLLRGLRIDRPNRVWCADITYVPMKRGFLYLVAIMDWHSRAVLSWRLSNTMDADFCVAALEEALNRHGVPEIFNTDQGAQFTSQEFTQTLKNAGVAISMDGKGRWMDNVFIERLWRSVKWECLYLRELETGSQARRALEHWFHFYNEQRPHTAFDGQRPMDVYREGTASQKAA, encoded by the exons ATGTCCAAGCGAAGGAAGTTTTCTGCGGAGTTCAAAGCCAAGGTGGCCCTGGAGGCTTTGATCGGCGAATTGACCTTGTCTGAACTGGCGAGCAAGTACGACGTGCATCCCACGATGATCGCGTCTTGGAAGCGTCAGGCCAAGGACGGTATGGTGTCGGCATTCTCCGGAAAGGCCGCTGCCGTGAAGAAGGATGGCGAGGCTGAGATTCGCGATCTGCACGCGAAGATCGGCCAACTGACCGTGGAAAAGG GATTTTTTGGAGAGAGCCTTCGCTCGACGGTGAGTCGGGAGCGAAGGCGTGGGATGGTCGAAACAGGTCATCCAAGGCTCAGTATTTCCCGGCAATGCCGGATGCTCGGCTTGCCCCGGTCGACATGGTATCATCGCCGCAAGGGAGAGAGTGCTATGGATCTTGGGCTGATGCGTCTGATTGATGCCCAGTTTCTGGAGACGCCCTTTTACGGTTCGCGGCAGATGCGGCTCCATTTCAAGAATCAGGGCATCCTGGTGGGGCGTGGGCGAGTTCGGCGTTTGATGCGCAAGATGGGGCTGACGGCGATTTACCAGAAGCCCAGGACCAGCGCCCCGCACCCCGAGCACAGGATTTACCCGTATCTCTTGCGAGGACTGCGGATTGATCGACCGAATCGCGTGTGGTGTGCGGACATCACGTATGTGCCGATGAAGCGGGGATTCTTGTATCTGGTGGCGATCATGGACTGGCACAGCCGGGCGGTGCTGTCCTGGCGGCTGTCCAACACCATGGACGCGGACTTCTGTGTTGCGGCCTTGGAAGAGGCCTTGAATCGACACGGAGTTCCGGAAATCTTCAACACCGACCAGGGAGCGCAGTTTACCAGCCAGGAATTCACTCAGACCCTCAAAAACGCCGGAGTGGCCATTTCCATGGACGGCAAAGGGCGCTGGATGGATAACGTCTTCATCGAACGCCTGTGGCGCTCGGTGAAATGGGAATGCCTCTACCTGAGAGAGCTTGAAACCGGCAGCCAGGCGCGACGTGCGCTTGAGCACTGGTTCCATTTTTATAACGAACAGCGACCGCATACCGCCTTTGACGGACAGCGGCCCATGGACGTCTACCGGGAAGGAACGGCCTCCCAGAAGGCGGCATGA